One region of Marispirochaeta aestuarii genomic DNA includes:
- a CDS encoding tetratricopeptide repeat protein encodes MAGSINEAVRLYKSRRYEQALRVLLALEDDPADNVEISYYLGLCYTQLKQYDDALLYLEQVVTNHGNLLQIYQSRMVLSLIYAVTDRYRLAKFELDQLIGGGYESSQVFTVYGYVLYELSQIDESLKMLQKALTLDPDNATALNSLGYIMADKGLDPATAVNYCREAVKLRPESFACLDSLGWACFKAGRIEEARTYLRRAMELSGGHPVIARHIRTVLDTIDY; translated from the coding sequence ATGGCCGGTAGTATAAACGAAGCAGTCCGACTCTATAAATCCCGCCGATACGAGCAGGCCCTGCGGGTTCTGCTTGCCCTGGAAGATGATCCGGCGGACAATGTGGAAATCTCATATTACCTCGGGCTCTGTTATACCCAGTTAAAGCAGTATGATGACGCCCTGCTCTATCTTGAGCAGGTTGTCACAAATCACGGGAATCTGCTGCAGATTTATCAGAGCCGTATGGTTCTCAGTCTGATTTATGCCGTAACCGATCGGTATCGCCTGGCGAAGTTCGAGCTGGACCAGCTTATTGGCGGAGGCTACGAATCGAGCCAGGTATTCACCGTCTATGGTTATGTCCTGTATGAGCTGTCACAAATTGATGAGAGCCTCAAAATGCTGCAAAAGGCCCTGACTCTGGATCCCGACAATGCTACTGCCCTGAACAGCCTGGGGTATATAATGGCGGACAAGGGCCTGGATCCGGCGACTGCGGTGAATTACTGCAGGGAAGCTGTAAAACTGCGGCCGGAAAGTTTCGCCTGTCTTGATTCCCTGGGCTGGGCCTGTTTTAAAGCCGGCCGGATAGAGGAGGCTCGGACCTATCTGCGCCGGGCCATGGAACTTTCCGGCGGCCATCCGGTTATTGCCAGACATATAAGAACAGTTCTTGATACTATTGATTACTAA
- a CDS encoding NHL repeat-containing protein, whose amino-acid sequence MSVKHWSFLIFITILLFLLPVLLVSQDLDWDALRGSEEFRFGVQAYNSGLFDNALLSFERALSYSPLEALYKEWLGRTYHRLGYDATALSLWREVLSSGEGSALLQQRVDVISARNSLERERSAMERFVLGEVLQGRQADYTLFARPLGLEPWPDGSYFLTSFVNNEVYHFNLNGGLLHTLQGGVLGFSRPYDVMRYSSRRIYVSEFGADRIAYCRPDGSQIVRFGRSGGGAGELSGPQFLARDQEGYIYVTEAGNRRVSKFSSEGDFILSFGRRGNGFNGFRTPSGIVVHDGKVFVSDTRQGRVFCFDLSGNFLYEAGADVLIQPEGISVFSARELLIADGERLMIFQPVSRSFELLADFEGDNRRIVDAVRDVNGNLLVSDFNRSELGVLSELSTMYSGIFVEIERIDATGFPDIYLDVSVRDRLGDPIVGLRESNFILSEGHGMPGSPALLAQGDALEGIQAALVLEKSAYTRGREDELAAAVEDILEALPEGSSVRLYTAGELPVKEVPPGGAGSDYIAAAQRTSYDGVSFAFAETMRMAALELAPLRGRKLIISLGSGRAPLRRDESSAPSTPVLANLLSTNGIRFAYVQLERQLSFGNDEGRDIYSFLANESGGGLYPLYRPAGIAPVISEYGERPTGRYYLKLISNMDPDYGKQYLPVEVEVAYYNRTGRDELGYYAPPPYN is encoded by the coding sequence TTGAGCGTGAAGCATTGGTCTTTCCTGATTTTCATTACTATTCTGCTCTTCCTTCTTCCCGTACTTCTTGTTTCCCAGGATCTTGACTGGGATGCTCTTCGCGGCAGCGAAGAGTTTCGTTTTGGCGTTCAGGCCTACAACAGCGGACTTTTCGATAACGCCCTTCTATCCTTTGAGCGGGCCTTAAGTTATTCTCCCCTCGAAGCCCTCTACAAAGAGTGGCTGGGACGGACGTATCACCGTCTCGGATATGATGCCACAGCCCTTTCCCTGTGGCGTGAGGTTCTTTCGTCCGGCGAAGGATCTGCGCTGCTGCAGCAGAGGGTGGATGTTATCTCCGCCCGCAACAGCCTGGAGCGGGAGCGCTCAGCAATGGAACGCTTCGTTCTGGGGGAAGTCCTCCAGGGCAGACAGGCGGACTATACCCTCTTTGCCAGACCCCTGGGACTGGAACCCTGGCCCGACGGCAGTTATTTTCTGACTTCTTTTGTGAATAACGAAGTTTACCATTTCAACCTCAACGGCGGGCTTCTCCATACGCTGCAGGGAGGGGTCCTGGGATTTTCCCGGCCCTACGATGTAATGCGGTATTCATCCCGGAGAATCTATGTCTCGGAATTCGGTGCGGACCGCATTGCCTACTGCAGACCCGACGGAAGCCAGATAGTCCGTTTCGGCAGATCCGGAGGAGGGGCAGGGGAACTCTCTGGTCCCCAGTTTCTGGCCAGAGATCAGGAAGGATACATCTATGTGACCGAAGCTGGAAACCGGCGGGTCAGCAAGTTCAGCTCCGAGGGCGATTTTATCCTCAGCTTTGGACGCCGGGGAAACGGCTTTAACGGATTTCGGACCCCTTCAGGTATAGTCGTGCATGACGGGAAGGTCTTTGTCTCCGATACCCGTCAAGGGAGGGTGTTCTGCTTTGATCTTTCGGGGAATTTCCTCTACGAAGCGGGAGCTGATGTCCTGATTCAGCCTGAAGGTATCTCTGTTTTCAGTGCCCGGGAGCTGCTGATTGCCGACGGGGAGCGGCTCATGATTTTTCAACCCGTTTCCCGAAGCTTCGAGCTTCTGGCGGATTTTGAGGGAGACAACAGGCGGATTGTGGATGCTGTCCGGGATGTAAACGGCAACCTGCTGGTCAGCGATTTCAACCGCAGCGAGCTTGGGGTTCTCAGTGAACTCTCCACCATGTATTCCGGCATCTTTGTGGAGATCGAACGCATCGACGCCACTGGTTTTCCGGATATCTATCTGGATGTTTCTGTCCGGGATCGACTGGGAGATCCTATTGTGGGATTGCGGGAGAGTAATTTTATTCTTTCGGAAGGTCACGGAATGCCCGGTTCCCCGGCATTGCTGGCCCAGGGGGATGCCCTCGAGGGAATACAGGCAGCGCTGGTTCTGGAGAAATCCGCCTATACCCGGGGACGGGAAGACGAACTCGCCGCTGCGGTGGAGGATATTCTGGAAGCTCTTCCTGAGGGAAGCTCGGTACGGCTTTATACTGCCGGGGAACTGCCTGTTAAAGAGGTACCTCCGGGAGGGGCCGGAAGCGATTATATAGCCGCTGCCCAAAGAACCTCGTATGATGGTGTCAGCTTTGCTTTTGCAGAGACCATGCGCATGGCCGCTCTGGAGCTGGCACCCCTGCGGGGAAGAAAGCTGATTATCAGCCTCGGCAGCGGCAGGGCTCCCTTGAGGCGGGATGAATCTTCCGCTCCTTCCACCCCTGTTCTGGCGAACCTGCTGAGCACCAACGGAATCCGCTTCGCCTATGTGCAGCTTGAACGGCAGCTCTCCTTCGGCAACGATGAGGGTCGGGATATATACTCTTTTCTCGCCAATGAAAGCGGCGGCGGTCTTTACCCGCTTTACCGTCCCGCGGGTATTGCTCCGGTAATCAGTGAGTACGGGGAACGGCCTACTGGACGTTATTATCTTAAGCTGATCTCCAACATGGATCCGGACTACGGCAAACAGTATCTTCCTGTAGAGGTCGAGGTTGCATATTATAACCGGACCGGCAGAGATGAGCTGGGGTACTATGCGCCTCCGCCGTATAATTGA
- a CDS encoding glutaredoxin family protein has protein sequence MFDYVDFQHREGSIKDRELKLFALSTCGFCKKAMAFLEENNLDYEYIFVDLIDSEVKNKIKADFEKRFEKKMLFPTLIVDDEEFLVGFIKFYWQKLAA, from the coding sequence ATGTTCGACTATGTTGATTTTCAGCACAGGGAAGGCAGTATCAAGGACAGGGAGCTGAAACTGTTTGCTCTGTCCACCTGCGGTTTCTGTAAAAAAGCCATGGCTTTTCTTGAAGAGAACAATCTGGACTACGAGTATATATTTGTCGATCTGATTGATTCCGAGGTAAAAAACAAAATAAAGGCGGATTTTGAAAAGAGATTCGAGAAGAAAATGCTTTTCCCGACCCTTATAGTAGATGACGAGGAGTTCCTTGTGGGCTTTATTAAATTCTACTGGCAGAAACTGGCGGCGTAA
- a CDS encoding ferredoxin-thioredoxin reductase catalytic domain-containing protein — translation MAEKTLQETENFVRSVAEHKGWILNRDEDFIGHLIEGLRVNYNRYGFYQCPCRDSYGTREKDKDIMCPCDYAQADIDEFGQCFCGLYLAPDFYETHDDIDGIPERRPEDLYPD, via the coding sequence ATGGCAGAAAAAACTCTACAGGAAACTGAAAACTTTGTACGCTCCGTGGCGGAGCACAAAGGATGGATATTGAATCGGGACGAAGATTTTATCGGACATCTAATAGAAGGGTTGCGGGTCAACTATAACCGTTACGGTTTCTATCAGTGCCCCTGCCGCGATTCCTATGGTACGAGAGAGAAGGACAAGGACATTATGTGTCCCTGCGATTATGCCCAGGCTGACATAGACGAGTTCGGGCAGTGCTTCTGCGGCCTGTACCTCGCTCCGGATTTTTACGAGACCCATGATGATATCGACGGTATTCCGGAGCGGAGGCCTGAGGATCTTTACCCGGATTGA
- a CDS encoding TonB-dependent receptor, producing the protein MKRKQLSVRIISLVLFLLFPLFLVADDPADLSVVVTADRVEKAETETSATVSVITAEDIEDSGASNLTDLLETLPGVQFRSYSGPAEAQVSMGGFGENSYGRVVVLVNGRLKNNIDMRGLNWMSVPLESVERIEVLHGGGSVLYGSGAVGGVINIITKETDAPLEVEAGVSVGSFLTHRESASVGASNSLGSLRVGGSYYSTDGYRDRSASNYAAAGLSGSLYPTDLLRFRLDLDYNRNFYEMPGGLTKEQFEDDPSLAVNREDESTEHEFGASLSGEYLIGDDLVLETLLGYSYKNMAPDMASYPAFYNRLYNTFDLQPKISWEASIASLPVSLVSGVDLRSSTLALENYSDKDRKTLSNEFDVALLSGGGYINTDISFTDSFGLNTGFRYDAAGISAVNMDESVDDDKLHTGPAWSAGLRWNPTPVSKVYLRHERMFRYPFTDEQASLYGFGDAFLDDLEAERGYLYEMGGLYRVASFARLDLRAYLMDMQDEIAWNDATSKNENIEDTRRIGAEGALTLLPVRSLKITASYAYVLPTFLKGDDKENQIPLVSNHEIEGGFTWYGPADIEISADASFRSDYYQAGDTANDQKKEGSYLLLNAGIRWRVSLASGDLALALSADNLLDTEYSQVVAYNEWTDTSSYYPAAGRSISLSGNYKM; encoded by the coding sequence ATGAAACGTAAACAACTGTCAGTACGTATAATAAGTCTCGTACTTTTCTTGCTTTTTCCTCTTTTTCTTGTGGCCGATGACCCGGCGGATCTGTCGGTTGTGGTAACCGCTGATCGGGTGGAAAAAGCGGAAACCGAAACAAGCGCCACCGTCAGTGTTATTACCGCCGAAGATATCGAGGATAGCGGTGCTTCCAACCTGACGGACCTGCTGGAAACCCTGCCGGGGGTGCAGTTCAGGAGTTATTCCGGACCCGCAGAGGCCCAGGTTTCCATGGGAGGCTTTGGGGAGAACTCCTACGGCCGGGTAGTGGTTCTGGTGAACGGACGTCTGAAGAACAACATCGACATGCGGGGCCTGAACTGGATGTCCGTGCCCCTTGAGTCGGTGGAACGTATCGAAGTTCTTCACGGCGGCGGCAGCGTCCTGTACGGCAGCGGAGCTGTCGGCGGAGTCATCAATATTATCACCAAAGAGACTGATGCCCCCCTGGAGGTCGAAGCCGGAGTGTCCGTGGGCAGTTTCCTGACCCACAGGGAGAGCGCCTCCGTGGGGGCCTCGAACTCCCTGGGGTCCCTGCGGGTGGGGGGGAGCTATTACTCCACCGACGGCTATCGGGACAGAAGCGCATCGAACTATGCCGCCGCCGGCCTGTCGGGAAGCCTCTACCCCACGGATCTGCTCCGTTTCCGCCTGGATCTGGATTATAACCGGAACTTTTACGAGATGCCCGGGGGACTGACGAAGGAGCAGTTTGAGGACGACCCAAGCCTGGCCGTCAACAGGGAAGATGAATCCACGGAGCATGAGTTCGGTGCAAGCCTCAGCGGGGAGTACCTGATTGGGGATGACCTTGTCCTGGAAACTCTGCTTGGCTACAGCTACAAGAACATGGCCCCGGATATGGCGAGTTATCCGGCGTTTTACAATCGACTGTATAATACCTTCGATCTTCAGCCGAAAATCAGCTGGGAAGCTTCGATTGCTAGTCTCCCTGTTTCCCTGGTCAGCGGAGTTGATCTGCGCAGTTCAACCCTGGCACTGGAAAACTACTCTGACAAGGATCGCAAGACCTTGTCCAATGAGTTTGATGTGGCCCTTTTATCCGGCGGCGGATATATAAATACGGATATTTCTTTCACTGATTCCTTTGGTCTGAACACAGGCTTTCGTTATGACGCCGCCGGTATAAGCGCGGTCAATATGGATGAATCGGTGGATGATGACAAACTGCACACCGGACCCGCCTGGTCTGCGGGACTGCGCTGGAACCCCACGCCCGTATCAAAGGTCTATCTTCGTCATGAGAGGATGTTCCGTTATCCCTTTACGGATGAGCAGGCATCGCTTTATGGATTCGGTGATGCTTTTCTCGATGACCTTGAAGCGGAGAGAGGGTATTTGTACGAGATGGGAGGGCTTTATCGGGTTGCGTCCTTTGCACGGCTTGACCTTCGGGCTTATCTGATGGACATGCAGGATGAGATTGCATGGAATGATGCGACCAGCAAAAACGAGAATATCGAGGATACCCGCAGGATCGGTGCAGAAGGAGCTCTTACTCTTCTGCCGGTCAGAAGTCTGAAGATTACCGCTTCGTATGCGTATGTATTGCCGACCTTTCTCAAGGGTGATGATAAGGAGAATCAGATTCCTCTGGTTTCAAACCACGAGATAGAGGGAGGATTTACCTGGTACGGTCCCGCTGATATTGAAATATCCGCGGATGCGTCATTCCGCAGTGATTATTACCAGGCCGGGGATACCGCAAACGACCAGAAAAAAGAGGGATCCTATCTGCTGTTGAATGCAGGTATACGCTGGAGAGTCAGTCTTGCTTCAGGAGATCTTGCTCTTGCTTTATCCGCAGACAATCTGCTGGATACCGAATATTCGCAGGTTGTTGCCTATAATGAATGGACAGATACCAGTTCTTACTACCCCGCTGCCGGCAGAAGCATAAGCCTCTCGGGCAACTATAAAATGTAG
- a CDS encoding energy transducer TonB, with translation MTGDRKRMGAAIAASALLNLFFLISISLAPGGMPAEPPGIDRSSPLRVGLLPSVSRGARLPGKVSGEPEAASTGEEKKQDTLKAPRAEPVPEREPVLQESAGPENIQLRSPAEADRAEADGGGEEDFFADTPYSPDRGSSASESSEESLHDLRSRFLVYLQNEIAVRQEYPLRARRRGTEGTVVLSLQVLADGSLHSYRLERSSGSSSLDRAAEKLITGIFPTSLSPGKDIACTVAVEYRLN, from the coding sequence ATGACGGGTGATCGAAAGCGCATGGGGGCGGCAATCGCCGCCTCTGCGCTGCTAAATCTGTTTTTTCTCATCAGCATATCCCTGGCTCCTGGCGGGATGCCCGCCGAGCCTCCCGGCATTGATCGGTCTTCTCCGCTGCGGGTGGGTCTGCTGCCTTCCGTGAGCAGAGGGGCCCGGCTGCCCGGAAAGGTTTCCGGAGAGCCGGAGGCTGCATCCACCGGTGAGGAAAAAAAACAGGATACCCTCAAGGCTCCGCGAGCTGAACCGGTCCCGGAGCGGGAACCGGTGCTGCAGGAGTCTGCCGGGCCGGAGAATATTCAGCTCAGATCCCCGGCGGAGGCTGACAGGGCAGAAGCAGACGGCGGCGGAGAAGAGGACTTCTTCGCAGATACGCCGTATTCGCCGGACCGGGGAAGTTCAGCTTCCGAATCATCAGAGGAATCCCTGCATGACCTGCGTTCCAGATTTCTTGTGTATCTTCAGAATGAGATTGCCGTGCGGCAGGAATATCCCCTCAGGGCGAGGCGCAGGGGAACGGAGGGGACGGTAGTGCTCTCTCTCCAGGTTCTGGCGGACGGCTCCCTGCATTCATACAGACTTGAAAGGAGTTCCGGCAGTTCAAGTCTGGACCGGGCTGCAGAAAAACTGATTACAGGAATCTTTCCAACTTCCCTGTCCCCTGGAAAGGATATTGCCTGTACCGTGGCAGTGGAGTACCGTCTTAATTGA
- a CDS encoding D-alanyl-D-alanine carboxypeptidase family protein — protein MRRIIIPSVIGAVLLSVSVFTAALGLAGTLTPAPEVLPQKPVSDSRADVPPFDWTASSFQPRPPEIDALAAVLLDYETGAVLYEKNPDDALPPASLIKLVVMDAVLDAVDSGTLDPDGDIPIPPAAWSRNAPPRSSLMFLGPGQRASLDDLMLGLAIPSGNDAAVGAALLLNDSVEDFVAVMNRRLASRGYEKTRMVEPSGYSLDNSTSAAEFARFCREYILRHPEALEKYHSVPAFSYPRPENMLPGHHENTIYQQNFNRLLSLMPEADGLKTGTIPSFGYNLAATAIRDGRRLVSVVLGVQGESAREGNDRRAMVSRDLLEYGFNEYSLVEADLPDPGSVRLYGSEYREVPLYIDAAWAGEGEKIAVPAGLGDKLRAHLRGARRLRGPVSAGTELGEIVVTADGEEVLTAPLRTLIAAEEAVWWKRIADWALIAWERLQGEAVPPGIDDYLRSSAAVHPGN, from the coding sequence ATGCGACGAATCATCATTCCCTCTGTCATCGGTGCTGTGCTGTTAAGCGTTTCTGTCTTTACTGCGGCCCTCGGGCTGGCCGGCACCCTTACCCCGGCTCCGGAGGTTCTGCCTCAAAAGCCTGTATCCGATTCCAGGGCCGATGTTCCTCCCTTCGACTGGACAGCCTCCTCATTTCAACCGCGTCCGCCTGAAATAGATGCCCTGGCGGCGGTGCTCCTGGACTATGAGACGGGCGCCGTCCTGTACGAGAAGAATCCCGACGATGCCCTTCCTCCCGCCTCGCTGATCAAGCTCGTGGTGATGGACGCGGTGCTGGATGCTGTCGATTCCGGAACACTGGATCCCGACGGGGACATTCCGATTCCCCCGGCCGCCTGGTCGCGGAACGCACCGCCCCGATCCTCCCTTATGTTTCTGGGGCCGGGTCAGCGGGCTTCCCTGGACGACCTGATGCTGGGGCTTGCCATACCCAGCGGTAACGACGCTGCTGTGGGGGCAGCCCTTCTTCTGAACGACTCGGTGGAGGATTTTGTGGCGGTCATGAACCGCAGGCTTGCTTCCAGGGGCTACGAAAAGACCCGCATGGTGGAGCCCTCGGGCTACAGCCTGGATAACAGCACAAGCGCCGCAGAGTTTGCCCGCTTCTGTCGGGAGTATATTCTGCGGCACCCTGAGGCCCTGGAGAAATACCATTCCGTTCCGGCCTTCAGCTATCCGCGTCCGGAGAACATGCTCCCGGGGCACCATGAGAATACGATCTATCAGCAGAATTTCAACCGCCTCCTGAGCCTCATGCCCGAGGCGGACGGCCTGAAAACCGGGACGATTCCATCTTTCGGTTACAACCTCGCCGCCACAGCCATACGTGACGGAAGGCGCCTGGTCTCGGTTGTGCTGGGGGTCCAGGGGGAGAGTGCCCGGGAGGGTAACGACAGGCGGGCCATGGTTTCCCGGGATCTGCTGGAGTACGGCTTTAATGAGTATTCCCTGGTGGAAGCTGACCTGCCGGATCCCGGATCTGTCCGCCTTTACGGGAGCGAATACCGGGAAGTCCCGCTGTATATAGATGCCGCCTGGGCGGGGGAGGGTGAGAAAATCGCCGTCCCGGCTGGCCTCGGGGATAAGCTCAGAGCTCATCTGCGCGGAGCCCGTCGTCTGCGGGGCCCTGTCTCTGCGGGAACGGAACTGGGAGAAATCGTCGTCACCGCTGACGGGGAAGAAGTTCTTACTGCCCCCCTGCGCACCCTGATTGCAGCGGAAGAGGCTGTGTGGTGGAAGAGGATCGCCGACTGGGCGCTGATTGCATGGGAGAGACTCCAGGGAGAAGCCGTTCCCCCCGGGATTGATGATTATTTACGCTCTTCAGCTGCAGTTCACCCGGGAAACTGA
- a CDS encoding peptide chain release factor 3 — protein MPNRATEAATTDKTPLQQEIDKRLTFAIISHPDAGKTTITEKLLLFGGAIHIAGAVKSKKNARQTVSDFMQMEKERGISISTSVMGFDYRDRTVNLLDTPGHADFSEDTYRTLTAVDSVLMVIDSVKGVEERTRKLCEICKMRKTPIITFLNKFDREGKEPIELLDEVEAELNIRACPMSWPVGQGASFKGVYSIYEKRLILFKPHDIQNVESSVAIENMDDPLLDEKLGSLADRLREELELVQGVYPEFSMEEYLAGTITPTFFGSALNNFGVRELLDAFVDIAPAPRAQESRERLVAPDEEKFSGLIFKIHANLDPNHRDRIAFMRICSGMFERNKLYHHVRTGKTFRAANPTAFMASERSIVDTAYPGDIIGLHDTGTLKIGDTISEGENIEYTGIPSFAPQIFRQVINLEPMRSKQLNKGLEQLTEEGVAQLFIKEYSADKLLGVVGMLQFEVIQHRLKEEYKASVRFEQADYGGAAWIEAEDSRAMEQFMRFHGNHVALDKDEERVFLYRNRWAVSRAMEENPKIRFYFTSDKKDLLVP, from the coding sequence ATGCCGAATCGCGCCACCGAAGCAGCCACGACGGATAAAACGCCGCTGCAACAGGAAATAGATAAACGACTCACCTTCGCAATTATTTCTCACCCCGATGCGGGAAAGACCACCATAACCGAAAAGCTCCTTCTTTTTGGAGGGGCAATCCATATAGCAGGGGCTGTCAAAAGCAAGAAGAACGCCAGGCAGACGGTTTCCGACTTCATGCAGATGGAAAAGGAGAGGGGGATTTCTATTTCCACCTCGGTAATGGGTTTTGATTACCGTGACAGGACCGTGAACCTGCTTGATACTCCGGGTCACGCCGACTTTTCCGAGGACACCTACCGTACCCTGACGGCCGTCGACAGTGTTCTGATGGTAATAGACTCGGTTAAAGGTGTGGAGGAGCGGACCCGTAAACTCTGCGAAATCTGCAAGATGCGGAAGACCCCCATCATCACCTTTCTGAACAAGTTCGATCGGGAAGGCAAGGAACCCATAGAGCTGCTTGATGAAGTCGAGGCTGAGCTGAACATCAGGGCCTGTCCCATGAGCTGGCCGGTAGGGCAGGGGGCATCCTTTAAAGGGGTTTACAGTATTTACGAGAAACGCCTGATCCTCTTCAAGCCCCACGATATTCAGAATGTCGAAAGCTCCGTGGCCATTGAAAATATGGATGATCCTCTGCTGGACGAAAAACTCGGTTCTCTGGCTGACAGGCTGCGGGAGGAGCTGGAACTCGTGCAGGGGGTCTATCCTGAGTTCTCCATGGAGGAATATCTGGCGGGTACCATTACCCCCACATTTTTCGGTTCCGCCCTGAACAATTTCGGTGTACGGGAACTCCTGGACGCTTTCGTGGATATTGCACCGGCCCCCCGGGCACAGGAATCCCGGGAGCGTCTTGTGGCTCCGGATGAAGAGAAGTTTTCCGGCCTGATCTTCAAGATCCACGCAAATCTTGATCCCAACCACCGGGACCGGATCGCCTTTATGCGCATATGCTCCGGGATGTTCGAGCGCAACAAGCTGTACCATCATGTGAGAACGGGAAAGACCTTCCGTGCTGCGAACCCTACCGCCTTTATGGCCAGCGAACGCAGCATTGTGGATACGGCCTATCCCGGAGATATAATCGGGCTGCACGATACGGGGACCCTGAAAATCGGCGATACGATTTCCGAAGGGGAGAATATTGAATATACGGGAATCCCCAGCTTTGCGCCCCAGATCTTCCGGCAGGTAATCAACCTGGAACCCATGCGCAGCAAACAGTTGAATAAAGGACTGGAACAGCTTACCGAGGAGGGGGTCGCCCAGCTCTTCATCAAGGAGTATTCCGCTGACAAGCTGCTCGGGGTCGTGGGAATGCTGCAGTTCGAGGTTATCCAGCACCGTCTGAAGGAAGAATACAAAGCCTCCGTACGATTCGAACAGGCTGACTACGGCGGGGCCGCGTGGATCGAGGCGGAAGATTCCAGGGCCATGGAACAGTTCATGCGTTTTCACGGAAACCATGTCGCCCTGGACAAGGATGAAGAAAGAGTTTTTCTGTACCGTAACCGCTGGGCGGTTTCCAGGGCAATGGAGGAGAACCCGAAGATCAGGTTCTATTTTACTTCCGACAAAAAGGACCTGCTGGTTCCCTGA
- a CDS encoding LB_289 family protein: MKHTDIMRMEREKRRAEKKAERISKGGSETRSVKDFIDELHDLFFYDATKIYNLKDNVEIMELFEDMREEIPEKQWENVLKKAIRKAKIAQKDEAYTELKSILDDLE, from the coding sequence ATGAAACACACAGATATAATGCGCATGGAACGAGAAAAGCGCCGGGCTGAGAAAAAGGCGGAACGTATTTCCAAGGGCGGCAGCGAGACCCGTTCGGTAAAAGATTTTATCGATGAACTGCATGACCTTTTTTTCTACGATGCCACGAAGATCTACAACCTCAAGGATAACGTGGAAATTATGGAACTCTTTGAGGATATGCGGGAGGAGATCCCGGAGAAACAGTGGGAAAATGTTCTGAAAAAAGCGATCCGGAAAGCAAAGATTGCTCAGAAGGACGAAGCCTACACGGAGCTGAAGTCAATACTGGATGATTTGGAATAG
- a CDS encoding class I SAM-dependent rRNA methyltransferase translates to MNYSTVVLKRGKESSLKRLHPWIFSGAIARTESEPAIGDPVQIRGADNTLLGTGLWEGGSIAVRIMSFAGDLIDEELFFQRISAAWRLRQDLGLTESRETNAFRLVHGDGDGLPGLIIDWYDGHAVVQAHSYGIYRLGDTVAQALARVTGKRLKLVYDKSGNCLGGRRLPAIENRYLFCRENPVAEWDVLESGHRFHVNWEEGQKTGFFLDQRENRRRVQHLARGRKVLNAFSYSGGFSVYALKGAAEKVLSVDSSAHAVGMLERNIADNSVGENHETLQSEVMPVLKERGRDFDFIILDPPAFAKHKSARHQAVQGYKRLNHEAIRAVPSGGYVMTFSCSQVVGGDLFEGAVRAAAIETGRRVQILARLSQGADHPVSIYQPEGEYLKGLLLHIR, encoded by the coding sequence ATGAATTACAGCACAGTAGTCCTCAAACGGGGCAAGGAATCATCCCTCAAGCGTCTTCATCCCTGGATTTTCTCCGGAGCCATAGCTCGAACCGAATCCGAACCAGCCATCGGAGATCCGGTTCAGATCCGCGGGGCCGACAATACCCTCCTCGGCACAGGCCTCTGGGAAGGAGGAAGCATTGCCGTCCGCATAATGAGCTTTGCCGGAGACCTTATCGACGAGGAACTTTTTTTCCAGCGGATAAGCGCAGCATGGAGGCTTCGTCAGGATCTCGGACTTACGGAATCACGGGAAACCAACGCCTTCCGCCTGGTTCACGGGGACGGCGACGGACTTCCGGGACTGATAATCGACTGGTACGACGGCCATGCGGTCGTACAGGCCCACTCCTACGGCATCTACCGCCTGGGAGACACGGTAGCACAAGCCCTCGCCCGGGTTACAGGAAAACGACTGAAACTGGTCTACGACAAGTCAGGCAACTGTCTGGGAGGACGCAGGCTTCCGGCCATAGAAAACCGCTACCTCTTTTGCCGTGAAAATCCCGTCGCGGAATGGGATGTGCTGGAATCCGGTCACAGATTCCATGTCAATTGGGAAGAAGGTCAGAAAACCGGGTTCTTTCTCGATCAGAGAGAGAATCGCAGACGTGTTCAGCACCTCGCCCGGGGACGGAAAGTCCTGAACGCTTTCAGTTATTCCGGCGGTTTTTCCGTATATGCCCTCAAAGGGGCAGCAGAAAAGGTTCTTTCCGTGGATTCCTCCGCCCACGCCGTTGGAATGCTGGAACGGAATATAGCGGACAACAGCGTCGGGGAAAACCACGAGACGCTGCAAAGCGAGGTCATGCCGGTGCTGAAAGAGCGGGGCAGGGACTTTGACTTTATTATCCTCGATCCCCCTGCCTTTGCCAAACATAAAAGCGCACGACACCAGGCGGTACAGGGCTACAAACGATTAAACCACGAGGCCATACGCGCCGTTCCAAGCGGAGGCTACGTCATGACCTTCTCCTGCAGTCAGGTGGTAGGGGGTGATCTTTTCGAGGGGGCGGTACGGGCGGCTGCCATCGAAACAGGGCGAAGGGTGCAGATCCTTGCCAGACTCTCCCAGGGGGCTGATCATCCGGTCAGTATCTATCAGCCTGAGGGAGAGTATCTGAAGGGTTTACTTTTACATATACGCTGA